A section of the Pseudanabaena mucicola str. Chao 1806 genome encodes:
- a CDS encoding CBS domain-containing protein, whose amino-acid sequence MDIILCHATADFDTLGAAVGAARLYQGARIVLTGGMQMPVREFLSLHRDEYPLIEMRSVHPEAIRRLILVDTQFPSYLGNAAKWLELPNVEIHVYDHHPTNIKPSFQPTLWCVEAVGSTCTLIIERLQAQAITLTPFEVIALALGLHVDTGSLTFEHTTPRDAIALAWLMQQGVNLRVLSTYIDYAMSPPMQEVLSRALAELPNHTETIEGYRIAVWSLHYEHFLMGLSNVVEHLMELIEVDILMVVAWQVDRISLIGRSRHEFAQLHTLMQRYGGGGHAWAASASLKVVDANFDLAGLVADIKQILRDRLPKIVTASALMSSPVRTIRPEATIDDAQRVLLRYGHSGLSVVNELDQLVGVISRRDLDIALHHGFGHAPVKGYMATTVRAIAPETSLSEIQDLMLKWDIGRLPVVDRGNLVGIVTRTDVLRYLHRLAPEPTQIAQVRDRLQVQLQKLLTPRYWDILQQAAKVADALNLQLYLVGGTVRDFLLNLATDDLDLVVDGNHPLVTDGNEPEGWGVKLARSLQAIYPDTKLEIHGKFQTSALTWADGLWIDIATARTEFYPYPAALPEVAASSIQQDLYRRDFTINALALQLNGAQSGQILDFFGGLEDLEHRTIRVLHPNSFIEDPTRIIRAVRFAVRLGFQIDQRTREYAQTASHLVQGYSRKGIWSYQNTRLKQEFHYVLTANYWVQALYQLDELGALHYLHPSLTITPKLIQQLQRVGAWLYHFAKFYPEIDRHHLWQVRLEMMLAPFTDAVEIAERLHFNQVGLRRLANFSALRDHLLRRITDELSASQVVRLLEHHNVLEIIMVAVIATSHIRKVLYRYLRDWNLRKMPLGGAELKRMGYKPSKQYQVMLGALRDRVLDGEIGTVDEAEAFINQQFPL is encoded by the coding sequence ATGGATATTATTCTTTGTCATGCAACCGCAGATTTTGACACCCTTGGCGCTGCCGTGGGGGCGGCACGTCTGTATCAGGGGGCGCGAATAGTTCTCACAGGTGGAATGCAAATGCCCGTGCGCGAATTTCTCTCACTGCATCGCGATGAATACCCATTAATTGAAATGCGATCGGTGCATCCCGAAGCAATTCGGCGATTAATTTTAGTGGATACTCAATTTCCAAGTTACTTAGGTAATGCTGCTAAATGGTTAGAACTGCCTAATGTGGAAATCCATGTCTATGATCATCATCCTACGAATATCAAACCGAGCTTTCAACCGACATTGTGGTGCGTGGAAGCAGTTGGGTCTACCTGTACTCTAATTATTGAACGTCTGCAAGCTCAAGCGATCACTCTCACACCATTTGAAGTTATAGCCCTCGCTCTAGGGCTGCATGTGGATACAGGTTCGCTGACCTTTGAGCATACAACTCCCAGGGATGCGATCGCCTTAGCATGGCTGATGCAACAGGGTGTGAATTTGCGAGTTCTCTCTACCTATATTGACTATGCGATGTCCCCACCAATGCAGGAAGTTCTATCGCGGGCTTTAGCAGAACTTCCTAACCATACAGAAACCATTGAAGGTTATCGCATTGCTGTATGGTCATTGCATTACGAGCATTTTCTCATGGGGCTTTCCAATGTGGTTGAGCATCTCATGGAGTTAATCGAAGTCGATATTTTGATGGTTGTGGCTTGGCAAGTTGATCGGATTAGCTTGATCGGGCGATCGCGTCATGAATTTGCTCAATTACATACATTGATGCAGCGCTATGGCGGTGGTGGTCATGCTTGGGCAGCTTCGGCATCCTTAAAAGTGGTTGATGCGAACTTTGATCTTGCAGGACTAGTCGCAGACATCAAACAGATCTTGCGCGATCGTCTGCCCAAGATCGTCACCGCATCTGCCCTCATGTCCTCACCCGTGCGAACAATTCGTCCTGAGGCAACGATTGATGATGCTCAGCGTGTGTTGCTCCGCTACGGGCATTCGGGGCTATCGGTAGTGAATGAACTGGATCAGTTGGTGGGAGTAATTTCCCGCCGTGATCTCGATATTGCCCTCCATCATGGCTTTGGTCATGCTCCCGTCAAAGGCTATATGGCAACTACCGTCAGAGCGATCGCTCCTGAGACATCTCTATCGGAGATTCAAGACTTGATGCTGAAGTGGGATATTGGACGCTTGCCTGTGGTTGATCGTGGCAATCTGGTAGGAATTGTCACCCGCACCGATGTTCTGCGCTATCTACATCGCCTCGCCCCTGAGCCGACACAAATTGCCCAAGTCCGCGATCGCTTGCAGGTACAACTCCAAAAATTACTCACGCCGCGTTACTGGGATATTTTGCAGCAAGCCGCCAAGGTTGCCGATGCCCTAAATTTGCAGCTATATCTTGTAGGTGGCACGGTACGAGACTTTCTCTTAAATCTTGCTACCGATGATCTTGATTTGGTAGTTGATGGCAATCATCCCCTCGTCACCGATGGCAATGAGCCTGAAGGCTGGGGGGTGAAATTAGCGCGATCGCTACAGGCAATCTACCCTGATACAAAACTAGAAATTCACGGTAAGTTCCAAACCTCAGCGCTGACTTGGGCGGATGGTTTGTGGATTGATATTGCTACGGCTCGCACTGAGTTCTATCCCTATCCAGCCGCCTTGCCTGAAGTTGCCGCTAGTTCCATTCAACAGGATCTCTATCGTCGTGATTTTACGATTAATGCCCTTGCCTTACAGCTCAATGGTGCTCAATCAGGACAGATCCTTGATTTCTTTGGAGGTTTAGAAGACTTAGAGCATCGCACCATTCGTGTTCTGCATCCTAACAGTTTTATTGAAGATCCCACAAGAATTATTCGTGCTGTCAGATTTGCCGTGCGTTTAGGATTTCAGATTGACCAACGCACAAGGGAATATGCTCAGACCGCAAGCCATTTAGTTCAGGGCTATAGTCGCAAGGGGATTTGGTCATATCAAAACACACGCCTTAAACAGGAATTCCATTATGTACTCACTGCTAATTATTGGGTTCAGGCTCTCTATCAGTTAGATGAATTAGGAGCATTGCATTATTTGCATCCTAGTTTGACGATTACACCCAAGCTAATCCAGCAATTACAAAGAGTCGGTGCATGGTTGTACCATTTTGCGAAGTTCTATCCTGAAATTGATCGCCATCATCTGTGGCAAGTGCGCCTTGAAATGATGTTAGCTCCCTTTACTGATGCCGTCGAGATTGCTGAGCGCTTACATTTTAATCAAGTGGGATTGCGTCGCCTCGCAAATTTCTCGGCTTTAAGGGATCACCTGTTACGAAGAATTACCGATGAACTGTCAGCAAGTCAAGTGGTACGGCTATTAGAGCATCATAATGTTTTGGAAATCATAATGGTAGCGGTGATTGCCACTTCACATATACGCAAAGTGCTATATCGCTATCTCCGAGACTGGAATTTAAGGAAAATGCCTCTCGGCGGTGCGGAACTAAAACGGATGGGCTACAAACCGAGTAAGCAATATCAAGTGATGCTTGGGGCTTTACGCGATCGGGTTTTAGATGGTGAAATTGGAACAGTTGACGAAGCCGAAGCCTTCATCAACCAACAGTTTCCTCTATGA
- a CDS encoding DUF4255 domain-containing protein, with product MSNYLAIATVTATLQRILQSVIQQDIEGARATTLPPGGISTGAPEVGVNIFLYQVTSNPALANYDSASNRAKGNPLNRQVAIDLYYMMSCYGSDAELQPQRVLGSVISTLTDKRILTSDLIRSTCNDPTFPFLAESDLADQIQQVTVAPVDISLEDLSKAWSVFYQVPYVLSVAYRACLVIVEGRENFQRSLPVRDTSPAGIVPFPASPHLDQVMVQGSRFEPISISSVLTIRGRNLQSQTVEIHIGDLVITPMEVKEREITFSLSNTPFPMLQAGVQSLQVVHRLESTSPLMTNTVTSNVLPFVLCPTIINLSVQSVEDVEEHLRSAVLAVQLDVLVREKQKVIIALNEWTIESPSVYMFDRPPLSSPSSTIEVPISNVKAGEYLVRIRIDGAESRLGVDDYPDSPTYNWYNSPKIAIA from the coding sequence TTATTTAGCGATCGCTACGGTTACAGCCACATTACAAAGAATTTTGCAATCTGTCATTCAGCAAGATATTGAGGGTGCTAGAGCTACGACTTTACCGCCTGGGGGGATTTCTACGGGTGCGCCAGAGGTGGGGGTCAATATTTTCTTATATCAAGTGACGAGTAATCCTGCACTGGCTAATTATGATTCAGCATCAAATCGAGCGAAGGGCAATCCCCTCAATCGTCAGGTGGCGATCGATCTCTATTACATGATGAGTTGCTATGGTAGTGATGCGGAACTGCAACCACAAAGGGTTTTAGGGAGTGTAATTAGTACTCTTACTGATAAGCGAATCCTGACATCTGATTTAATTCGTTCTACTTGTAATGATCCTACTTTCCCATTTTTAGCAGAATCAGATTTGGCAGATCAGATTCAACAAGTGACTGTCGCGCCTGTAGATATCTCTTTAGAAGATCTGTCTAAAGCTTGGTCAGTGTTTTATCAAGTTCCCTATGTTTTATCTGTTGCTTATCGGGCTTGTCTGGTGATTGTCGAAGGTCGCGAAAACTTTCAGCGATCGCTACCTGTGCGTGATACTTCCCCCGCAGGGATTGTGCCATTTCCTGCATCCCCGCATCTTGATCAGGTGATGGTTCAGGGTAGTCGCTTTGAACCGATCTCTATTAGTAGTGTACTGACGATTCGGGGAAGAAATCTCCAAAGCCAAACTGTAGAAATTCATATTGGCGATTTGGTAATTACACCTATGGAGGTTAAGGAACGCGAAATTACTTTTTCGTTAAGTAATACTCCTTTTCCGATGCTCCAAGCTGGGGTGCAAAGTTTGCAGGTAGTACATCGTCTAGAAAGCACTTCGCCTTTGATGACTAATACAGTTACTTCTAACGTATTGCCTTTTGTTCTTTGTCCAACAATTATCAATCTATCGGTGCAAAGTGTAGAAGATGTAGAGGAGCATTTGCGATCAGCCGTGTTAGCCGTTCAGTTAGATGTTTTAGTGAGAGAGAAACAGAAAGTGATTATAGCGCTGAATGAATGGACAATAGAATCTCCCAGTGTCTATATGTTTGATCGTCCACCTTTATCAAGTCCAAGTTCAACGATTGAGGTTCCGATTAGTAATGTCAAGGCGGGTGAGTATTTAGTACGCATAAGGATTGATGGTGCGGAGAGTAGGCTGGGTGTTGATGATTATCCTGATAGTCCAACCTACAACTGGTATAACAGCCCTAAAATTGCGATCGCCTAA